In the genome of Fructilactobacillus hinvesii, the window AATTTCATCAATAAACTGAGCGGCCTCCGCAAGCGATAAATTCATTTTCCAGTTACCACCAATAAAGGGAGTTCTCATTTTCTCTTTCTCCTCTCGTTTCATTAGTTTAATTTTAGCGGAAATCTCCCCAAATAACTAGCAATCTCTCCAAAGAAAAAAGACCGATGCTAAATTGCACCGGTCTTTTTTGGAATTAATCTTTATTTGAAACACAAGCAATTCCTGGTAAAGTCTTTCCTTCCAAGTATTCCAAGGAAGCTCCCCCACCAGTAGAGATGTGAGTTAACTTGTCAGCAACGCCGAGTTCTTTCACGGCAGCAGTTGAGTCTCCTCCACCAACGATGGTGGTAGCATCCTTCAAAGTCCCAAGGTAACGACCAATTGCGAGCGTACCTTCGGCAAAGTTTGGCATTTCAAAGACACCCATTGGTCCGTTCCAAACCACCGTCTTAGCGTCCTTTAAGACGTCTTCAAACAGTTGAATTGATTTTGGTCCAATGTCTAAGGCCATCATGCCATCCGGAATTGAACCATCCACGACTTTGGTGTTGGCATCGTTTGCAAACTTGTCAGCACAAACGGAATCCACGGGCAGCACAATCTTGTCGCCACCCTTTTTCAGAATTTCTTTGGCAACGTCAATCTTGTCTTTTTCGACTAATGAGTTTCCAACGCCAATTCCCTTAGCAGCGTAGAAAGTGTAGGTCATTCCCCCACCGATGATGATCTTATCGGCCTTATCTAAGAGGTGATCAATCACACCGATCTTATCGGAAACCTTAGCACCCCCTAAGATAGCTACGAATGGGTGTTTTGGATTATCAACCGCATTTCCTAAGAACTTGATTTCTTTTTCTAATAAGAAACCAGCGGCAACTGGCTTGCCAGCTTTTTCCATTGCCGTCGCAATTCCTACGTTAGAAGCATGGCTCCGGTGAGCAGTCCCGAAAGCATCGTTTACAAAAACGTCGCCAAGGGAAGCCCAGTATTCGCCAAGTTTAGGATCATTGCCAGATTCACGTTTAACCTGTTCGCCGTTAATGACATCTTGGTAACGAGTATTTTCAGCTAGTAGGACTTGCCCATCTTGCATGTTGTCGATGGCTTCTTCTAGTTGGGGTCCTTCGTTCACTGGAACAAAGGTTACTGGTTTCCCCAATAATTTGGATAACTTTTCTGCTACCGGACGTAATGATAATCCAGGCTTGTCATCTTCAGATTTAATCCGACCCAAGTGAGAGAACAAGATGGCTTTGCCACCGTGATCAATCACGTATTTAATGGAAGGTAAAGCGGCTACGATTCGGTTATCGTCTCCAACTACACCATCTTTAATCGGCACGTTGAAATCAACCCGCATTAAGACTTTTTTATCTTTGAGATCTAAATCATCAATGATTAATTTACTCATGCTGTGTTTCCTCCTCTTGATCCCTTGATTAGTAAAAAAGCGGGGGAGGTTTCCCCTCCTCCGCCTTTTCAATCACATACAGTTCATTGAACTAGTGGTTAAATTACATCGTAGCGAACTTAAGTAAAGTCCGAACCATGTTGCAAGTGAAACCCCATTCGTTATCGTACCAAGCGACCGTCTTAACTAATTGTAAACCATCGTTTTCAACGATTTCAGTTTGGTTAGGATCGAAAATGGAACCGTGGTCATCATCAACGATGTCTGAAGATACGATGAAGTCGTCGTTGTAACCAAAGGCTTCGTTTTCGTGGCTCTTCATAGCGTCGTTAACTTCGTCAACCGTAACGTTCTTGTCTAGAACAGTTACTAATTCAGTTAAGGAACCATCGATAGTAGCAACCCGTTGTGCGTGACCCTTCAAAGCACCATCAAGTTCTGGGATAACTAAACCAATAGCTTTAGCAGCACCAGAACTGTGAGGAATCGTGTTAACGGCAGCAGCACGGTTGTTAGCAAACTTAGCACTCCGTGGACCATCTTGCAATGCTTGAGTAGCAGTGTAAGCGTGGACAGTGGTCATAGTACCAACCTTAACACCGAAGTCTTTGTTTAACCAGTAAGCCATAGGTGCTAAACAACTAGTAGTACATGAACCAGCAGAAACGATCTTATCGTCTTGGCTCAAGACATCCAAGTTAACACCAGGAACAACAGTAGTAATGTCACCAGCAGGAGCTGAAATCAATACTCGTTTTGCACCAGCGTCCAAGTGAGCTTGTGATTTTTCTTTGGAAGTGTAGAAACCAGTACATTCAAGTACGAAGTCAACACCATCGTTCTTAACCCAAGGAATGTTCTTAGCATCACGTTCTGCGTAAACAGGAATGCGCTTACCATCAACGATGATTGCATCTTCAGTTGATTCAACTTTACCAGGGAAACGACCGTGAACAGAGTCATACTTCAATAAGTAAGCCAACATTGAAGGGGTAGTTAAGTCGTTAATTGCAGCAACTTCGATCCCTTCAGCGCCAAGTTCGTGAATCCGACGGAATGCAAGACGACCAATTCGTCCGAAACCATTAATACCAATCTTTGTAGTCATAATCGGCTTCCTCCTTCAGGAATATCTAATTTTTAATACGTAATTATATTACCACTTTTGTCAGGAAATGTCAGTGATTCCTACTCGCTGATCAAGCGGTAACCGATAATCACCGTATTAGTAGCCGGTCGCTGGCCAACTACGGTTTTTAGTATAGCAAAAGCGGCTTTGAATGCAAAATAAACCGTTTTTAAATTAGGGGTTGATTATTTGGTATGAATCGTTTAATATAATAAGAGTGTTTTGACGCGCCACTAGTGTAATGGATAGCACGTAAGATTCCGGTTCTTGAGATGGGGGTTCGATTCCCTCGTGGCGCATTTATAATAAAAAGAGAGGTTGCTTAAGCAGCCTCTCTTTTTATTTATTTTAAAAATAAGCTATTTTTTCACTAAAAAATATGACCAACCATTAAATTTTTTTGGTTCTAATATCTTCAACCATTCCTGAGTAAGGAGCTTGGTTGATTACACTTTCATCATTACTTCCTCGTTGCCGCTTAACGGTAATCGTTGAAAACTCAGAAACGACCGTTTTCGGATAAGTGGAGTACTTTTCTCGAGCCTCATGCATCTGCTCAAGATAATCATTTTGATAACAAACTGTAATTTCTGGATGTTCATCAACCCACTTGGGAAAAAAGATTTCCCCGTGCGTTTTATTTTCATTGGGCATGAAGTCCAAGGATACATCAGTTCCAGTGGGTTCCGTCCAAACCACCTTAAAAATTCCCGGAGCCAGTTCTATCAGATTAACGGTTTGATTTTTAACCCAACGTCCCCCCACGATACCACTATGGATCCGGTAATCAATTTTATTGGCATTTTTAATGTAAATTTCATACTCCCATCCATTATCATAAGTATAAATTAATTGCATTCCAATAAAATCCTGCAGAGTGATAATTTCACGATTCATCTTTAATAATTCCTTTCTAAATTATTTTACATTATAAATTTTACACTAATAAATCATTAAGAGTGGCTTAAAAAATAAAAACTTACTTTTTAAACATGATTTTTAAGCTCTTTGTTTGACCTTGATTGACCATCATTGTAAGATAAACTCACGAATTCAAAAAATTCTAATTAAATTTAAAACAGAAAGAGAGGATTCAACTATGCCATTAGTTCCAACTGTCGTTGAAAACTCACCACAAGGTGAACGCGCATATGACATCTACTCACGCTTACTGAAAGACCGGATCGTTATGCTTTCCGGAGAAATTGAAGATAACATGGCCAACGCCGTGATTGCCCAGTTACTGTTCTTGGATGCCCAAGACTCTGACAAGGACATTTATCTCTACATTAACTCTCCTGGTGGTGTGATTACTTCCGGGATGGCCATCTACGATACCATGAACTTCATCAAAGCCGACGTGCAAACGATCGTCATGGGGATGGCCGCTTCTATGGCCAGTGTTTTGGCTACGGCCGGTGCCAAAGGAAAACGGTTTGCATTACCACACGCCCAAATCATGATTCACCAACCATCTGGTGGAGCTCAAGGGCAACAAACTGAAATTGAGATTGCTGCCAAAGAAATTCTGCGGGCTCGGAAAATGATTAACGAACTCTTAGCAGAACATTCTGGTCAACCACTTTCAAAGATTAACCGTGATACAGAACGGGATAATTACTTAACCGCTCCTGAAGCAGTTGACTACGGATTGATTGACGGCATCATGAAAAATAGTTCCGATAAAAAATAACGCTTAGCAAAAAGGCAGCGAGAAAATTTTCTCGCTGCCTTTTTTGTTTACCATTTTTAGAGTTCTGCTCGTAACTTTTCGGCATAATCATTAATTTTATGAAGCCGATGATTCACTCCCGATTTAGAGATGGGCCCATTTTCCACCAGTTCCCCGAGTTCCTTTAAACTAACTTCCTGATTCTTCAACCGGGTTTCAGCTACATCCCGAAGCTTGGGCGGTAAAGCATCCAGGCCCACCCGCTCTTCAATCAGTTGAATGTTTTCAATCTGTCGGGTTGAGGCGTTGGCCACCTTATTCATATTGGCATTTTCACAGTTGACCAGTCTGTTCACAGAGTTCCGCATGTCGCGCACAATCCGAATGTCCTCAAATTTTAACATGGCATTCGTTGCCCCAATCAATTGCAAAAAGTCCGCAATTTTTTCGGCTTCTTTGAGGTAGACAATGTACCCACTCCGCCGTTTGGTCTGCTTGGCTCCCAAGTGATACTGGTTCATCATCTCGGTTAACATCTCACTGTGATCTTCGTAGAGGGAGTAGATTTCCAAGTGGTACCGTGAGGTTTGTGGATTATTAACCGATCCTCCCGCTAAAAAGGCCCCCCGAAGGTAGGAACGAACCTGCAGGTCATCTTGTAACAATTCGACCGGTACCCGTTCTAAAATCTGGTAGTGGTCCAAGATGCCAAGGTCATCCAAAATGGGCTCTACCCGTTGCTGGAGCCGGACCACGTAGAGGTTATTCTTTTTAAGTTTCATCTTTTTTCGAACCACAACGCTGGCCTTCACCTGATAAAACTGCAACAACAAACGATAGATGCGTTGCGCAATGGCCGAGTTTTCCGACTGCACTTCTAACGAGAAGTGTTGATTGGATAATGTCAGCGTTCCATTCATCCGAATCAAAGCCATCAATTCTGCTTTGGCATTGGTGCGATGCACCTCTAACCGGGTCAGTTCTTTTTTGACATCACTTGCATATGACATCGCGCGACCCTCCTAATGATTAAATTTTGGTTGGCCGAGTAACCGAATCAATTCGTTAGAAACCAATTGACCATTATGAAACGCTCCATGATCCTTGAGTTCTAAAAAATCAGATGAAATCACCCGGCAGCCCAAATCCTTGAGCCCCTGGTAGTCATGGCCCACCGGTTGGGATTCGTCTCCCCACCGTTGGTGATCAATGTAACTAGCGGGGACGGGCCGATTATTAACCAACACCGTGTTAACAAACTGTTGCCCTAATTGCCGGTCTAGCACCCGCACGTGATCGGCATCCGTAAAGTGGTCCGTCTCCCCTTTTTGGGTCATGATGTTACAGATGTACACCACTTCGGCACTGGTTTTCTTCACTGCTTGTCCGACGTTACTAACCATCAGATTCGGTAAGATACTGGTGTACAAACTCCCGGGTCCCAGCACAATTTGATCTGCATTCATGATGGCATCGATCACATCGGGAACGGCCTCTGGTTGATGATCATCGGTCGGTGACTCTACCCAGACCCGTTTTACTAACTTTTGTGCCGCAGTAATTTCGGCTTCTCCGGCCAATTGACTCCCATCGCTAAATTCAGCATGAAGCACTAGTTCTTCGTCACAAACTGGGTAAACGTGACCATCGACCTGCATCATTCGGGTTAATTCCTGCACCGCTGCAAAAAAGCCTCCCTCCATCTCTGAGAGTGCCGTAATGATTAAGTTTCCAATCGCATGCCCCGACAAAAACTTGTCAGAAGACTTAAACCGATACTGAAAAATATCCAGGTAAAGTTCCGGTAACGTTGACAAAGCTACCAACACGTTGCGAATGTCGCCTGGCGGTAACACGTTGATGTAATTTCGCAGGATTCCAGACGAACCCCCGTCATCGGCCACCGTTACGATCGCCGTAATGTCCACATCTCGTTTTTTCAGGTTGCGTAGGATCACGGGCAAACCGGTCCCTCCGCCAATCACCACCATGCGGGGGCGATCAATTCGTTTTGCAACTTTATCTACCATTGCAGTTCCTATGCTCCTTTATGTCGTTCGATGTCACGGTGGGTTACGTTAACTACATAACCCAGTTTCCGTAAATGGCTGGCGAACCGTTCGGTCATTGCAACCGACCGGTGTTGACCCCCGGTACAACCGATGGCAATCGTTTCACTAGCCTTAGAACTCTGGCGAATCCGGGGCAGTTCAAATTCCAATAAATCAAGGGCCTTAGTAAAGAATTCCTCGGCACTATCCTGCTGCATAACGTAATCATACACCGGCTGGTCTTTGCCAGTTTGGTCGCGCAACTTTGGTAAGTAATACGGGTTGGCCAAAAAACGGACGTCAAACGTCATGTCAGCATCCAACGGCAACCCGTATTTAAACCCAAATGACATTAACTCAACGTGAAAACGGGGAAAGTCACGCTGTTCAAACCGCGCAATAATTTTTGCTTTTAAATCCTGTGGCTTCAAATCAGTGGTATCAATGACCCAGCTAGCGTTAGCGCGCACTGATTTTAACAACTGCCGTTCTTTTTCAATTCCATCCACAACCCGACCGTTCCGAGCTAACGGGTGATCTCTACGACTTTCTTCGTAACGAGAGACCAACTTTTCCGTGTCAGCATCCAAAAAGAGAACTGCTTCGCGTTCATCATGCCGTTTAGCAATCTCAAGCAGAGTCTGCACTACGGCCTGGCTGGATTCCGCTGACCGCAAGTCTAAGACCACGGCTACTTGATTAATCTCACTGGAGGTTCGCAGTAATTCCGTAAACTTTCCCATTAAAGCGGTGGGCAGGTTATCCACACAAAAGTACCCCAAGTCTTCAAAAGTTTGCAGGGCCTTGGTTTTTCCCGCTCCACTCATTCCGGTTATGATTACCAACTGATCATCTGTACGCATTGTAATCTCCTCCAAACTTTGTCTAAGTATAGCATACCGGGTGTTTCATCCTAAGAAAAAAGAACCGTCAGCGACGATTCTTTCGTTAATCTGTGCTTTGGGCCTTGGTCCGGGCAGTGTCTTGAGCCAAAATTGGTTTTAAGTACTGGCCCGTGTAACTAGCAGCCACCTTCGTAATTGCCTCCGGAGTTCCGGTAGCTACCACCGTTCCCCCGGCGTCTCCACCTTCTGGACCCAAATCAATCACGTGGTCAGCTTGCTTAATTACATCCATGTTGTGCTCGATGATTAAAACGGTGTTTCCCTCATCAACCAGGGCTTGTAGGACTTGCAATAGCCGTTTCACGTCGTCCGTATGGAGGCCGGTCGTTGGTTCATCCAAAATATAGAAGTTCTTTCCGGAGGACCGTTTGTGCAATTCAGAAGCAAGCTTCATCCGTTGCGCCTCGCCTCCAGACAGCGTGGTAGCTGGTTGTCCCAACTTCACGTATCCCAGGCCAACGTCTGCAATCGTTTGTAACTTGCGGGTGATCTTTGGAATGGCCGAGAAAAAGTCGAGCGCTTCGCGGACCGTTAAGTCCAACACTTCAGCAATGTTTTTGCCCTTGTATTCTACCTGGAGGGTTTCGGCGTTATAACGTTTCCCATGGCAAACCTCGCAGGGAACGTAAACATCCGGCAGAAAATCCATTCCAATCTTCAGGATTCCGTCTCCATGACACGTTTCACAGCGACCGCCCTTGATGTTAAAACTAAAGCGTCCCTTGTGATACCCCCGTAGTTGCGCTTCATTGGTCTTAGCAAATAAGTCCCGAATATCATCAAAAACCCCCGTATAGGTGGCCGGATTACTCCGGGGAGTCCGTCCAATTGGACTTTGATCAATGTTAATTAATTTTTCAATCTGTTGGTAGCCCGTTAGCGATCGATAACGTCCTGGTTTAGCCGAATTATGGTTAAGTTTTTGGGCTAAAGCGCGCTTCAGAATATCATTCACCAGCGTTGACTTTCCTGATCCCGAAACTCCCGTCACGACGTTAAACTCTCCCAGGGGAAATTTCACCGTGATGTTTTTCAGATTATTTTCCTGAGCCCCCTTCACCGTCACGAATTTTCCGGTGCCAGAACGCCGGTGCAAGGGTACGGGAATAAACTTCTCTCCCGCTAGATATTGCCCCGTTAAAGAAGCCGGATTATGTTCCACTTCTGTCGGGGTCCCGGTGGCCATAATTTGACCTCCGTTCGCCCCTGCTCCGGGGCCCACGTCAACCAGATAGTCAGCAGATAGCATCGTCTCCTGATCGTGTTCTACCACAACTAGGGTGTTTCCAAGATCTCGCATCTGTTGTAGCGATTTAATCAAGCGAGCGTTATCGCGTTGGTGCAGCCCAATCGATGGTTCATCCAAAACGTACAGAATTCCCGATAGGTTAGATCCAATTTGAGTTGCTAACCGAATCCGTTGGGCTTCTCCACCTGAAAGGGTTCGGGCTGCCCGAGAGAGCGTCAAATAACTTAACCCCACGTTGAGCAAGAAATCCAAACGATCCCGAATCTCTTTAATCACTGGTTTAGCAATCGTTGTATCCTGTTCGCCAAGTTCTACCTTCTCAAAGAAGTGAAACTCGTCCGTAATGTTTTGCTCACAAACTTCGGCAATACTCAAGCCGTTGATTTTCACCGCCAGAGCCTTTTCGTTTAACCGCAACCCCTGACAAGCCTGACAGGTTAACTCGCGCATGTATTTACGCATTTGATCCCGGGTAAAGTCACTACTAGTGTCATGATAACGGCGTGCAATGTTATTCATCACACCTTCAAACGGAACGTCAGCATCCCGCACGCCCCCAAAGTCACTTTCGTAGTGGAAGTGAAATTCTTTTCCCTGGGAACCATGTAAAAGCAAATCTTGCTGTGCTTTGGGAAGCTGTTCAAACGGCGTATCCATATCAATCTTAAATGCAGCCGCTGCTTGCTCTAAAAGTGTTGGGTAGTACTTGGAACTAATCGGATTCCAAGGTTCAATTACCCCTTCACGGAGGGTTTTGCCTGGATCCGGAATCACAAGTTCTTCATCTACTTCTAATTTAGCTCCGAGTCCATCACACTCTGGACAAGCCCCGAGCGGCGAGTTGAATGAGAACAGGCGTGGTTCTAATTGGCCCACGGTAAACCCGCACACTGGACAGGCATAGTGTTCAGAAAATAACAGTGGTTCTCGTTTCCCCAAGAAATCCAACGTGGCATAGCCCTCACTCAAGCGTAGAGCCGTTTCTAGTGAATCAGACAAACGGGCGTTAATCCCTGGTTTCACGACGATTCGATCAATTACAATGCTAATGTCATGCCGTTGGTTCTTATTCAAATCGAGTTCATCGTTGACGTCATGCTGTTCGCCATCAACAATGATGCGGACAAATCCTTCTTTTTTAATTCGTTGTAAGACTTTCTTGTGCTGTCCCCGTTTGGAACGCACGATGGGCGATAAAATTTGTAATCTCGTTCGTTCTGGCAGTTCCAGGGTCCGATCAATCATCTGATCCACCGACTGGCTCTGAATGACCGTACCGTCGTTAGGACAAACGGGGGTTCCTACCCGGGCCCACAATAACCGCAGGTAGTCGTTAATTTCCGTAACCGTTCCCACCGTGGACCGCGGGTTTTTTGACGTTGTTTTCTGATCAATCGAAATAGCCGGACTCAGTCCCGTAATCGAATCCACGTCTGGTTTGTTCATCTGACCTAAAAACTGACGCGCGTAGGAGGATAAACTCTCTACGTACCGCCGTTGTCCTTCCGCATATAGGGTATCAAATGCTAAAGAACTCTTCCCCGAACCGGACAGTCCCGTCATTACCACCAGTTTATTCTTCGGAATATCAACGTTCACGTCCTTTAAGTTGTGTTCACGGGCACCCCGAATCTTAATCACATCATTGGCCACCAGTTCCACCTCCTTCGTTTATTAATCCATTTCTTGCTTTAACTTTTTAATTGTATCACGCAAATTTGCAGCCTGTTCAAAATCTAGCTGACGCGCGGCGGTTTGCATCTCATCACTCAGGTTTTGCAACACTTGCTGCTGCTCTTTGGTACTCATTTGTTCAAAGTCCGACTCTGCAAACGGTTTTTCCTTGTTGTAGTGGTCCGCTTCCGTTTGTTTGTAAGCCGAGATAACCTTTTCAATTGGTTTAATGATCGTGTGTGGTTCTTGGTGGTGTTCCTGATTATAAGCAATTTGCTTATCACGCCGCCGTTGGGTTTCATCCATGGCCAACTGCATCGAATCCGTCACGTGGTCTGCATACATAATTACATGACCATCTTCGTTTCGAGCGGCCCGTCCAATCGTCTGAATCAGTGAGCGTTCGTTGCGCAAGAAGCCTTCCTTATCAGCATCCAAAATGGCAACCAGGGAAACTTCTGGCACATCAATTCCCTCTCGAAGCAGATTAATCCCAATTAAAACGTCGAACTTTCCCAGTCGGAGATCCCGAATAATCCGGGTTCGTTCCAAGGTTTTAATGTCACTGTGCAGGTACTTTACTTTAACTCCCAGATCCTTTAGATAGTCGGTTAAATCCTCAGCCATCTTCTTGGTCAAGGTAGTCACAAACGTCCGTTGGTGCTTTTTAACCCGCGCGTTAATTTCTCCCAGTAAGTCATCCATCTGATCCTTAGTGGGCCGCACCTCCACTGTCGGATCCAATAGTCCCGTTGGTCGAATGATTTGTTCGACTACCTGGCTACTGTGTTCTAATTCATAATCACCAGGAGTAGCTGACATGTACACGACCTGGTGAATGTGTTTTTCAAATTCTTCAAAATTCAGAGGACGATTATCGTAGGCACTTGGCAATCGAAACCCATAGTCAATCAACTGTTTCTTCCGGGCCCGATCTCCCTTCAACATCCCGCGAACTTGCGGGACAGTCTGGTGGGATTCATCGATGAACATCAAAAAGTCCTTTGGAAAGAAATCCAGTAAGGTATACGGTGGTTCACCGGGTTTTCTGCGATCCATGTAACGGGAATAATTTTCAATTCCCGAGGTATACCCCATTTCTCGCATCATTTCGAGGTCATAGGTCGTCCGTTGCTTTAACCGCTGTGCTTCTAACAGTTTTCCAGCGTGTTCCAGTTTTCCAACCTGAGTTTCCATGTCCGCTTTGATTTCTGGAAGCGCCACGTTCATGATTTCATCGTTGGTTAAAAAGTGGGTGGCCGGGAACAAGGTGACCACGTTTGGTTCCCCAATCACTTCACCAGTTAATGTGTTGACTTCGGTAATCTTATCAATTTCATCACCAAAAAATTCGATGCGGTAGGCGTTCTGGGTTCCAGAAGCCGGAAAGACTTCCACGGTATCTCCATGAACCCGAAAACGGCCCCGATCAAAATCAATATCGTTCCGTTGAAACTGAATGTTAACCAGTTTACGCAGAAACACATCCCGTTCCATTTCATCACCAACCCGAAGCGAAACGGTGTGGTTTTGGTATTCTTCGGGATTCCCTAATCCAAAGATTGATGAAACGGAAGCCACGACAATCACATCGTTGCGGGACAACAATGCACTCGTTGCCGCGTGTCGGAGTTGGTCAATTTCGTCGTTAATCGAAGCATCCTTTTCAATGTATGTATCACTAGATGGCACGTAGGCCTCTGGTTGATAAAAATCATAGTAACTTACGAAGTACTCCACGGCATTGTGGGGGAAAAATTCCTTTAACTCGTTATACAGCTGACCCGCCAACGTTTTGTTGTGCGCTAAAACCAGCGTTGGTCGGTTTTGATCCCGAATAATGTTGGCCATCGTAAACGTTTTTCCGGTTCCGGTTGCCCCTAACAGGGTTTGTTCTTTATCGCCCGCCTGTAACCCCGCATCAATTTTAGCAATGGCCGTAGGCTGATCGCCGGTGGGTTGGTACTTAGACACCAACTCAAATTTATTTTGTGTTTTGGTAACCATGATGATCCTCTTATTCTTAATTAGTGATAAGTCGCAGATGCTAGCTATTTTAGTCAACTAGTCAGTTAATTATTATCTTAGCACACGAACATACTTTCGCCAAACAAAAAAAGAAGCGCTCTTTGAGCCCCTCTTTCCTTGGTTTATTTACTTTTAACGGATTCGACGTAATCAAAGACGGCTTGACCCGCAATGCCACCGTCACCAACTGCCGTGGTAATCTGACGCAGGCCCTTTTTCCGGACGTCCCCGACCGCAAAAATTCCTGGTACCTTAGTTTCCATCTGGTCGTTGGTAATAATCCAGCCTTGCTCATCAGTAATGCCTAACTGAGTGAAGGCTCCAGAGATTGGGAGAATTCCGACGTACACAAAGACTCCTGCCGTTGGTAATTCACTCGTTTCCCCAGTTTGGTTATTCTTGAGGGCTACCCCCGTGACCTTTTTGTCGTCACCCAGAATTTCTGTCACGTTACTGTTCCAGATAAACTCAATGTTATCGCGTGCAAAAGCCCGATCTTGCAAGATCTTTTGGGCCCGCAACTGGTCGCGTCGGTGTACAACCGTGACCTTTTTGGCAAGGTTGGCTAGATAAGTGGCCTCTTGAACGGCCGAGTCACCACCGCCGACCACGACGACGTCTTCATTCTTAAAGAAAGCTCCGTCACAAACGGCACAGTATGAAACTCCCCGACCACCGTACTGGTCTTCACCAGGAACCCCGAGCTTTCGGTATTCTGACCCCGAACCAATGATAACGGCTGATGCTTCAAATTGCTCTTCAGCGGTGTGAACGATCTTTTGGTTCCCAGCCAGTTCAATCCCGGTAACTTCTCCGTAGGCATACTCAACGCCGAACTGGGTGCTACTTTCATACATTTTTTCCGATAGATCTGGACCTAAAATGGACTTAAAGCCCGTGTAGTTTTCGATTTCTGCGGTGTTATTCATTTGCCCACCGTAAACCCCACGATCTAGCATCAAAACGGACAGTTCTGCCCGTGAAGCGTATAAAGCAGCTGTCATTCCAGCTGGTCCTGCTCCAATTACAATTACATCGTATTTTTTCGTCATTTTATTCACCTCATTGCTGATCACTTTTACTAGCATCATCCTAACACACTTACTTAAAGTTAGTAAAAGAATTAGCTTTCCGTTTCCAGTTAACCGTTTTCGGTTTGTCCTTCCCGGGTCATCAACGCATGGATGGCCGCTGGAACCGTTTCTTCCTGGTTCAACACGGCGTGAATGGCTTCCGTAATCGGCATTGAAATTCCCGTTGTCTGTGCTAAATCATAGGCTGCTTGGCTGGTGGCAATTCCTTCGATCACCATTCCCATGTTTGCAATTACATCAGCTAACGGAATTCCCTGACCGAGTTGATACCCGGCGCGATAATTCCGCGAGTTGGTACTAGTTGCCGTCACAATGACGTCCCCCA includes:
- the uvrA gene encoding excinuclease ABC subunit UvrA, coding for MANDVIKIRGAREHNLKDVNVDIPKNKLVVMTGLSGSGKSSLAFDTLYAEGQRRYVESLSSYARQFLGQMNKPDVDSITGLSPAISIDQKTTSKNPRSTVGTVTEINDYLRLLWARVGTPVCPNDGTVIQSQSVDQMIDRTLELPERTRLQILSPIVRSKRGQHKKVLQRIKKEGFVRIIVDGEQHDVNDELDLNKNQRHDISIVIDRIVVKPGINARLSDSLETALRLSEGYATLDFLGKREPLLFSEHYACPVCGFTVGQLEPRLFSFNSPLGACPECDGLGAKLEVDEELVIPDPGKTLREGVIEPWNPISSKYYPTLLEQAAAAFKIDMDTPFEQLPKAQQDLLLHGSQGKEFHFHYESDFGGVRDADVPFEGVMNNIARRYHDTSSDFTRDQMRKYMRELTCQACQGLRLNEKALAVKINGLSIAEVCEQNITDEFHFFEKVELGEQDTTIAKPVIKEIRDRLDFLLNVGLSYLTLSRAARTLSGGEAQRIRLATQIGSNLSGILYVLDEPSIGLHQRDNARLIKSLQQMRDLGNTLVVVEHDQETMLSADYLVDVGPGAGANGGQIMATGTPTEVEHNPASLTGQYLAGEKFIPVPLHRRSGTGKFVTVKGAQENNLKNITVKFPLGEFNVVTGVSGSGKSTLVNDILKRALAQKLNHNSAKPGRYRSLTGYQQIEKLINIDQSPIGRTPRSNPATYTGVFDDIRDLFAKTNEAQLRGYHKGRFSFNIKGGRCETCHGDGILKIGMDFLPDVYVPCEVCHGKRYNAETLQVEYKGKNIAEVLDLTVREALDFFSAIPKITRKLQTIADVGLGYVKLGQPATTLSGGEAQRMKLASELHKRSSGKNFYILDEPTTGLHTDDVKRLLQVLQALVDEGNTVLIIEHNMDVIKQADHVIDLGPEGGDAGGTVVATGTPEAITKVAASYTGQYLKPILAQDTARTKAQSTD
- the uvrB gene encoding excinuclease ABC subunit UvrB, whose amino-acid sequence is MVTKTQNKFELVSKYQPTGDQPTAIAKIDAGLQAGDKEQTLLGATGTGKTFTMANIIRDQNRPTLVLAHNKTLAGQLYNELKEFFPHNAVEYFVSYYDFYQPEAYVPSSDTYIEKDASINDEIDQLRHAATSALLSRNDVIVVASVSSIFGLGNPEEYQNHTVSLRVGDEMERDVFLRKLVNIQFQRNDIDFDRGRFRVHGDTVEVFPASGTQNAYRIEFFGDEIDKITEVNTLTGEVIGEPNVVTLFPATHFLTNDEIMNVALPEIKADMETQVGKLEHAGKLLEAQRLKQRTTYDLEMMREMGYTSGIENYSRYMDRRKPGEPPYTLLDFFPKDFLMFIDESHQTVPQVRGMLKGDRARKKQLIDYGFRLPSAYDNRPLNFEEFEKHIHQVVYMSATPGDYELEHSSQVVEQIIRPTGLLDPTVEVRPTKDQMDDLLGEINARVKKHQRTFVTTLTKKMAEDLTDYLKDLGVKVKYLHSDIKTLERTRIIRDLRLGKFDVLIGINLLREGIDVPEVSLVAILDADKEGFLRNERSLIQTIGRAARNEDGHVIMYADHVTDSMQLAMDETQRRRDKQIAYNQEHHQEPHTIIKPIEKVISAYKQTEADHYNKEKPFAESDFEQMSTKEQQQVLQNLSDEMQTAARQLDFEQAANLRDTIKKLKQEMD
- the trxB gene encoding thioredoxin-disulfide reductase; the encoded protein is MTKKYDVIVIGAGPAGMTAALYASRAELSVLMLDRGVYGGQMNNTAEIENYTGFKSILGPDLSEKMYESSTQFGVEYAYGEVTGIELAGNQKIVHTAEEQFEASAVIIGSGSEYRKLGVPGEDQYGGRGVSYCAVCDGAFFKNEDVVVVGGGDSAVQEATYLANLAKKVTVVHRRDQLRAQKILQDRAFARDNIEFIWNSNVTEILGDDKKVTGVALKNNQTGETSELPTAGVFVYVGILPISGAFTQLGITDEQGWIITNDQMETKVPGIFAVGDVRKKGLRQITTAVGDGGIAGQAVFDYVESVKSK